One window from the genome of Anopheles merus strain MAF chromosome 3R, AmerM5.1, whole genome shotgun sequence encodes:
- the LOC121597766 gene encoding dynein heavy chain 1, axonemal, producing MQRKTARIISQPQLDQMPWRISLPATKRQSSKELHRLSTSSKTADHILRAPKCDKYQFICNFTHRRLTDPRELEALLKEKGIDNVTFCLPQWEQIDLSSGAHFMPLALFDDCEYDTFDPGVVGFWRNMEVIAITTPYARWRSYTVNNHDPCTNQWEVSEQDSTTSYLIPRLQLYFPFEDPKKFAQRIGTAVKARDTAENAIRFRFLCKHITSNGCFAPGRALEQSILRRAGDEIYGVFKNLYEDYHIGLAVGQHLRTDGSVPIKQPSFSHSLKPPKDAPVDELKWERIVHLLDRFRRRTLLCDTNVFHALRLVNQECEMVRKLPMFVVASDKPIPLEEYEKLNLTQTSKTLKYLQNTWIERTTMHLHRLLSRIGNGHFNIGVGRWEIYNVMKLKRLIEQVLYRMQDALRDLLLDSTAAYVHYLVNDCSAVLAIEGEDYSWDGNLIDSPFEPQRPAVFYLLLEMGPDMPYYSTDPESFPETLRHILDDILRACHFIHTIEPSLMQSLIFAENLYLSSVGLLDCAIVKQREALLEYYHKALLPLQAYAARYAAYRELFFTNVKEFVEQIKNADKSSSEIKEDIAFQIRMRENLEHTVPLCIVIGPFWINVQPLREALIRKRQELTAALLKMLTEKLRIKTADVITCYNGINERMCEKPVSIEHIYDIRAYMEDVPELVVRLEDRMRGILYEYEILEGFLHNLPDADFQQKWNALAYPRSVLKQMVSVQEFHESEVDRFRKQQFADEAAFTASIEDINAYISKFTTLYDVSKVSEMSVEVRRLWKTVQELIDQGHIMNRRQELFEMAPISLNNLYELRSNFSAYRELWTVAADYLKLEETWIGNPLASVDLDGVRRGLQQTHDSLKDLLPLFRDQPQLLVVVEHFLQVVEAFRPNLDIMELLKRPYLEAIHWGQLAKEIGLKGKLSVDVGFDVFLEHGFRDHLETVRRVVVKAEQLRLEQEARWAEEERIRQIEEAYRRARAERRQNRTEI from the exons ATGCAACGAAAAACGGCACGAATTATTTCACAACCGCAGCTAGATCAGATGCCGTGGCGCATTTCCTTGCCAGCAACGAAAAGGCAGTCCAGCAAGGAATTACACCGGCTCAGCACATCCAGCAAAACAGCTGATCACATTTTACGG GCACCAAAATGTGATAAATATCAGTTTATATGCAACTTTACCCATCGCCGTTTGACCGATCCCCGTGAGCTGGAAGCATTGCTGAAGGAGAAAGGTATTGATAATGTGACCTTTTGCTTACCGCAGTGGGAGCAGATCGACCTTAGCTCGGGCGCACATTTCATGCCGCTAGCGTTGTTTGATGACTGTGAGTATGATACGTTCGATCCTGGAGTGGTCGGTTTTTGGAGGAATATGGAGGTCATTGCAATTACAACGCCCTACGCACGCTGGCGAAGCTACACCGTAAACAACCATGACCCGTGCACCAATCAGTGGGAAGTAAGTGAACAAGATTCCACAACGTCTTACCTTATACCGAGGCTGCAGCTTTACTTCCCCTTCGAAGATCCGAAAAAGTTTGCTCAACGCATTGGTACAGCTGTTAAAGCGCGCGATACGGCCGAAAACGCCATTCGGTTTCGTTTTCTCTGCAAGCACATCACCAGTAATGGATGCTTCGCGCCGGGACGCGCACTTGAACAAAGCATACTGCGACGTGCGGGCGACGAGATCTACGGAGTATTCAAGAACCTTTACGAAGACTACCACATTGGCCTCGCAGTAGGCCAACATCTTCGGACCGATGGTTCGGTGCCAATAAAACAACCCAGTTTTAGCCATAGCTTGAAGCCTCCCAAGGATGCTCCAGTGGATGAATTGAAATGGGAACGAATCGTTCACCTTCTCGACCGGTTTAGACGCCGAACTTTGCTCTGTGACACGAACGTGTTTCACGCACTGCGTCTCGTGAATCAAGAATGTGAAATGGTGCGAAAGTTACCCATGTTTGTTGTGGCTAGCGATAAGCCTATCCCGCTGGAGGAGTACGAAAAGCTGAACCTAACGCAAACCAGCAAAACATTGAAGTACCTCCAAAACACCTGGATCGAACGCACTACCATGCATCTGCATAGGCTGCTATCGCGCATTGGAAACGGGCACTTCAACATCGGTGTGGGCAGGTGGGAAATCTACAACGTTATGAAGCTGAAGCGTCTTATCGAACAAGTGCTGTACAGGATGCAGGATGCGCTTCGAGATCTGCTGCTCGATTCCACCGCTGCTTACGTCCATTATCTGGTGAACGATTGCTCTGCCGTACTGGCGATAGAGGGTGAAGACTATTCCTGGGATGGAAATCTCATTGATAGTCCATTCGAACCGCAACGTCCGGCTGTGTTTTATCTCTTGCTGGAGATGGGTCCAGATATGCCTTACTATTCTACCGACCCCGAATCATTTCCCGAAACGTTGCGCCACATTCTCGATGACATCCTGCGGGCGTGCCATTTTATCCACACGATTGAACCTTCGCTGATGCAGTCGCTTATATTTGCTGAAAACCTGTACCTTTCCTCGGTGGGATTGCTGGATTGCGCCATTGTGAAGCAACGAGAAGCATTGCTAGAATACTACCACAAAGCGCTGCTTCCTCTGCAGGCTTATGCGGCACGGTATGCCGCCTACCGGGAGCTTTTCTTTACCAACGTTAAGGAGTTTGTCGAGCAGATCAAGAACGCAGACAAATCGTCCTCCGAGATAAAGGAAGACATTGCATTCCAGATCCGCATGCGGGAGAACCTGGAGCACACCGTACCGCTTTGTATCGTAATTGGTCCATTTTGGATCAATGTACAGCCGCTCAGGGAGGCACTGATCCGCAAGCGCCAAGAGCTGACCGCCGCACTGCTAAAGATGCTGACCGAGAAGCTGCGCATTAAGACGGCCGACGTGATAACGTGCTACAACGGTATCAACGAGCGGATGTGTGAAAAGCCCGTCTCGATTGAACACATCTACGACATCCGTGCGTACATGGAAGACGTGCCCGAGCTGGTGGTCCGGCTCGAAGATCGAATGCGTGGCATTCTGTACGAGTACGAGATATTGGAGGGCTTTCTGCACAACCTACCGGATGCGGACTTTCAGCAGAAATGGAACGCGCTGGCCTATCCCCGGAGCGTGCTGAAGCAGATGGTTTCGGTGCAGGAGTTTCACGAGTCGGAAGTGGACCGGTTCCGCAAGCAACAGTTTGCCGACGAGGCAGCCTTTACTGCCAGCATCGAGGATATCAACGCGTACATCTCCAAGTTCACCACGCTGTACGACGTGTCGAAGGTGTCGGAGATGTCGGTCGAGGTCCGGCGCCTCTGGAAAACGGTGCAGGAGCTGATCGACCAGGGCCACATCATGAACCGGCGCCAGGAGCTGTTCGAGATGGCACCGATTAGCTTGAATAATTTATACGAGCTACGGTCCAACTTCAGTGCCTACCGGGAGCTGTGGACGGTGGCGGCCGACTACCTGAAGCTGGAGGAAACGTGGATCGGCAACCCGCTGGCCAGCGTCGACCTGGACGGTGTGCGCAGGGGGCTGCAGCAGACGCACGACAGCTTGAAGGACCTGCTGCCACTGTTCCGTGACCAGCCGCAGCTGCTGGTCGTCGTGGAGCATTTCCTACAGGTGGTGGAAGCTTTCCGCCCCAATCTGGACATCATGGAGCTGCTCAAGCGTCCGTACCTGGAGGCGATACATTGGGGCCAGCTGGCGAAGGAAATCGGCCTCAAGGGCAAGCTGTCGGTGGACGTTGGGTTCGATGTGTTTTTGGAGCACGGCTTCCGGGATCATCTGGAAACGGTGAGGCGGGTGGTGGTGAAGGCGGAACAGCTGCGGCTAGAGCAGGAAGCACGCTGGGCGGAAGAGGAACGCATCCGGCAGATAGAGGAAGCGTACAGGCGTGCCCGAGCAGAGCGGCGTCAGAATCGGACGGAAATTTAA